The Miscanthus floridulus cultivar M001 chromosome 7, ASM1932011v1, whole genome shotgun sequence genome includes a region encoding these proteins:
- the LOC136466375 gene encoding uncharacterized protein codes for MDGSASGGFSGGGLPPRPSVSTTRRRAPFVAPHSRPPTSSSLDANLPGRQEHPSPGGGSGGRMPSPAGSGSGSRMPSPGGGGSGGRMPSPSCGGVGAGVGFSRRLPNDPPPLGPRALNFTEPHAATWDACRMTTSPAEVYEVAGDDFSPNHWTPDYSQPWASSSQYFTNIMTQEKDE; via the exons ATGGACGGCAGCGCGTCAGGAGGATTCTCTGGAGGCGGGCTGCCTCCCCGTCCGTCGGTGTCTACCACGCGACGTCGTGCTCCGTTCGTCGCGCCGCATTCCCGTCCTCCCACGTCATCTTCTCTCGACGCCAACCTGCCTGGTCGCCAAGAACATCCTTCTCCcggcggcggcagtggtggcAGGATGCCTTCTCccgccggcagcggcagcggtAGCAGGATGCCTtctcccggcggcggcggcagtggtggcCGGATGCCTTCTCCCAGCTGCGGCGGCGTTGGCGCCGGCGTCGGCTTCTCTCGTCGGCTCCCCAACGACCCACCTCCACTCGGCCCTCGCGCGTTGAACTTCACAGAGCCTCACGCCGCCACCTGGGACGCCTGCAGAATGACAACATCACCAGCAGAAGTGTACGAGGTCGCCGGCGACGACTTTAGCCCCAACCATTGGACGCCTGACTACTCG CAACCATGGGCTTCAAGTTCACAATATTTCACAAACATAATGACACAGGAAAAGGATGAATGA